One genomic region from Enterobacter hormaechei ATCC 49162 encodes:
- the tam gene encoding trans-aconitate 2-methyltransferase, translated as MADWDPSLYLQYSAERTRPAAELLARVPLADVTTAVDLGCGPGNSTALLKKRWPSAQITGVDNSPAMLEEARQALPDCHFVEADIRHYKPDQPLSLVYANASLQWIPDHYHLLPHLVSLLQLNGVLAVQMPDNWLEPTHALMREVAWEQGYPERGREPLPGIHAYYDILTEAGCDVDIWRTTYFHQMSSHQAIIDWVSATGLRPWLQELNESEQKNYLKRYLELLEEQYPLQENGQILLAFPRLFMVAQRVP; from the coding sequence ATGGCCGACTGGGATCCCTCTCTTTATCTTCAGTACAGCGCAGAGCGCACACGTCCCGCCGCTGAGTTACTCGCCCGGGTGCCGCTGGCGGACGTAACAACTGCCGTGGATTTGGGCTGCGGGCCAGGCAACAGCACCGCGCTGCTGAAAAAGCGCTGGCCTTCAGCGCAGATCACCGGCGTGGATAACTCCCCGGCGATGCTGGAGGAAGCCCGGCAGGCGCTGCCAGACTGTCACTTTGTTGAAGCGGATATCCGTCACTACAAACCTGACCAGCCTCTCAGCCTGGTCTACGCCAATGCCTCCCTGCAATGGATCCCGGACCATTACCACCTTCTGCCACACCTGGTTTCACTGCTCCAGCTAAACGGCGTGCTGGCGGTACAAATGCCTGACAACTGGCTTGAGCCGACGCACGCCCTGATGCGTGAAGTCGCCTGGGAACAGGGTTATCCCGAACGTGGCCGCGAGCCGTTGCCGGGTATCCATGCTTACTACGATATTCTGACGGAAGCGGGATGTGACGTGGATATCTGGCGGACCACCTACTTCCATCAAATGAGCTCTCATCAGGCAATTATTGACTGGGTCAGCGCGACGGGGTTACGTCCGTGGTTACAGGAACTCAACGAAAGCGAGCAGAAAAATTATCTGAAACGCTACCTTGAGCTGCTGGAAGAGCAGTATCCGCTCCAGGAGAACGGGCAGATACTGCTGGCTTTTCCGCGCCTGTTTATGGTGGCTCAGCGGGTTCCGTAA
- a CDS encoding response regulator, whose protein sequence is MEHIDHILVVDDDRDIRELIVDYLVKSGYHASGAANGKEMRVVLDKQHIDLVVLDVMMPGDDGLTLCRQLRSSRHKDLPILMLTARNEDTDRILGLEMGADDYVVKPFVARELLARIKAILRRFRTMPPNLQVTEAGRLVVFGEWQLDTVARHLIDNEGLIVALSGAEYRLLRVFLDHPQRVLTRDQLLNLTQGRDAELFERSIDLLVSRVRQRLNEDARTPAYIKTVRSEGYVFTMPVTIVEANE, encoded by the coding sequence GTGGAGCATATTGATCACATCCTTGTCGTCGATGACGACAGGGATATTCGTGAACTGATTGTCGATTACCTCGTGAAATCCGGCTATCACGCCTCTGGTGCGGCGAACGGGAAAGAGATGCGCGTCGTGCTCGACAAACAGCATATTGACCTGGTGGTGCTGGACGTGATGATGCCCGGCGATGATGGCCTGACGCTGTGTCGACAGCTGCGCAGCAGCAGGCATAAGGATCTGCCGATCCTGATGCTTACCGCGCGCAATGAAGACACTGACCGGATCCTGGGGCTGGAGATGGGCGCGGACGATTACGTGGTGAAACCGTTTGTGGCCCGCGAGCTGCTGGCGCGTATTAAAGCCATCCTGCGTCGTTTTCGCACTATGCCGCCAAATCTTCAGGTCACCGAGGCAGGGCGTCTGGTGGTGTTCGGTGAATGGCAGCTGGATACCGTGGCGCGTCATCTGATTGATAACGAGGGACTGATTGTGGCGCTCAGCGGGGCGGAATACCGTCTTCTGCGCGTATTCCTCGACCATCCTCAACGGGTGCTGACCCGTGACCAGCTGCTGAACCTGACGCAGGGACGTGACGCCGAGCTGTTTGAACGTTCGATTGATCTCCTGGTGAGTCGCGTGCGACAGCGCCTGAATGAAGATGCCCGCACGCCAGCCTACATTAAAACCGTACGCAGCGAGGGCTACGTTTTTACCATGCCGGTGACCATCGTCGAGGCTAATGAATGA
- a CDS encoding site-specific integrase yields the protein MTSFDNALKSDEGNSVYPPDLAKAIFELDIPDRIYLKTAMEFDDKYIVNKGNKWTFDYSGSRRYLVFNQDYISNKLNKYICFKYASTRFPTKLPALHLDWRNIISYCREHGGFSLSTLRLFIEKEDIDNATFYSVLFGLKILCAETFPGFNLEDYDDLEFVPRPYLEHWGVYQEIDNILDPLEKNMICNGLFEMASLLRDGKSFSHSEVRNAAILGLAYVTGARPVQLARLAVKDVRIDTRNQESGLIRYSVFLPYAKQRRVTTERLFLAIPPEIGELIMNYTVRYKKNPEDKLFDFSVSAPHYVSQAINQAILNFCPPEYQAAVACGEAALPTITPTDLRHNVGHSLAMQGASAEEIAHVLGHTSLAVAKYYIMATPALALIRAKALGSNPVWQNMVAMMLTGELVDSAHWKGHPVVGLVGDELHDKIGGCSRNSSTCPFSEVRSCYGCLYYRPFTDGEHQALLECVKKEVDELIAISDGVGNSRNPLILIHETTQFEIESVIARCRFHQEQVKSNEKSL from the coding sequence ATGACATCATTTGATAATGCATTAAAATCTGACGAAGGGAACTCAGTTTACCCTCCTGATTTAGCTAAGGCTATCTTTGAACTCGATATTCCTGATCGAATTTATCTAAAAACGGCAATGGAGTTTGATGATAAATATATTGTTAACAAAGGAAATAAATGGACTTTCGATTATTCAGGCAGTCGGCGATATCTTGTTTTCAATCAAGATTATATCTCAAATAAATTAAACAAGTATATCTGTTTCAAATATGCATCGACGAGATTTCCAACCAAACTTCCAGCGTTGCACCTTGATTGGAGGAATATCATTTCATATTGTCGAGAACATGGTGGGTTTTCGCTTAGTACGCTCCGATTATTTATCGAAAAAGAGGATATTGATAATGCTACTTTTTATTCCGTGTTATTCGGATTAAAAATACTTTGTGCTGAAACATTCCCAGGTTTCAATCTTGAAGATTACGATGATCTTGAGTTCGTCCCTCGACCGTATCTCGAACATTGGGGGGTTTACCAAGAAATCGATAATATTCTTGACCCTCTTGAAAAAAACATGATTTGCAATGGACTGTTTGAAATGGCTTCGTTGTTACGCGATGGCAAAAGTTTCAGTCACAGCGAAGTGCGCAATGCAGCTATCCTTGGGTTGGCTTATGTAACGGGTGCACGCCCAGTACAACTCGCTAGGCTGGCGGTCAAAGATGTTCGTATCGATACACGAAATCAGGAATCTGGTCTGATTCGATACAGTGTCTTTTTACCATATGCTAAACAAAGACGAGTGACGACAGAGCGGTTATTTCTGGCGATCCCCCCAGAAATTGGGGAGTTAATTATGAACTATACCGTGAGATATAAGAAAAACCCCGAAGATAAACTATTCGATTTCAGCGTTTCAGCTCCGCATTATGTGTCTCAGGCAATTAATCAGGCAATCCTAAATTTCTGTCCTCCTGAATATCAAGCCGCCGTAGCATGTGGCGAAGCTGCATTGCCCACAATTACACCCACTGATTTACGCCACAATGTTGGGCACTCTTTGGCGATGCAAGGTGCTAGCGCTGAAGAGATAGCACATGTACTGGGGCACACCTCTCTTGCCGTAGCTAAATACTACATTATGGCAACTCCCGCGTTGGCCTTGATCCGTGCTAAAGCGCTTGGGTCGAATCCCGTTTGGCAAAATATGGTGGCTATGATGCTCACTGGGGAACTGGTCGACTCAGCACATTGGAAAGGCCATCCAGTGGTGGGACTCGTTGGTGACGAGTTGCATGATAAAATTGGTGGTTGCTCCAGGAACAGTAGTACATGCCCTTTCAGCGAAGTGCGTTCTTGTTACGGCTGTCTGTATTATCGCCCTTTTACGGATGGTGAACATCAGGCTCTACTTGAATGCGTCAAAAAAGAAGTCGATGAACTAATCGCTATTTCAGACGGTGTAGGTAATTCCCGAAATCCGCTCATTTTAATCCATGAAACCACACAGTTTGAAATTGAGTCTGTTATCGCCCGCTGCCGTTTTCATCAGGAACAGGTGAAGTCCAATGAAAAATCACTTTGA
- a CDS encoding ATP-binding protein, translating into MTLWPRTLLARLLIIVLLGLLLANALSLTLVMVERMRSARTVMLGNLENDVATSVAILDRLPAKERPEWLERLSRGNYRYILGPGEPGAAPTDKRSRDAVRTLKETLSSQYPLRFTAVPGPISHIQAHLTLRDGAPLTIDLIPRMPPVASWLPVVLVLQLFLVALCSWIAVRQVVRPFLQFTRAVDSLDPAAHSPMTEKGPVEVRQAAQAFNEMQSRIQTYLRERAQILASISHDLQTPITRMKLRVEMADQPELRDKLLSDLDNMSRLVREGIAYARSSESLEETTLKLELNAWVNSIASDYQDIGKNVHFHPCNTRLPIVTRPQALRRVMTNLLDNALKFGDSAVIEIDEDERQVAIRIMDNGPGIPEAELEAVLQPFYRVETSRNRETGGTGLGLAIAAQLTARLDGKLHLANRAEGGLTVSVTLPRG; encoded by the coding sequence ATGACGCTGTGGCCCCGCACGTTACTGGCCCGGCTGCTGATCATTGTGCTGCTCGGGCTGTTGCTGGCTAACGCGCTCAGCCTGACGCTGGTCATGGTTGAACGAATGCGCAGCGCGCGCACGGTTATGCTGGGCAATCTGGAGAACGACGTCGCGACCAGCGTGGCCATTCTCGACCGGCTTCCGGCCAAAGAGCGGCCAGAGTGGCTGGAACGCCTCAGTCGCGGTAATTATCGTTATATTCTTGGTCCGGGCGAGCCAGGCGCAGCACCAACGGATAAACGCTCGCGAGATGCGGTCCGAACCCTGAAAGAGACGCTTTCTTCCCAGTATCCGCTGCGTTTTACGGCCGTTCCGGGGCCGATTTCCCATATTCAGGCCCATCTGACGCTCCGCGACGGTGCTCCACTCACCATCGATCTGATCCCGCGCATGCCGCCTGTCGCCAGCTGGTTACCCGTGGTGCTGGTTCTTCAGCTTTTCCTTGTCGCGCTCTGCTCCTGGATTGCCGTGCGTCAGGTTGTCCGGCCATTTTTGCAGTTCACCCGCGCGGTGGATTCCCTCGATCCGGCGGCCCATTCTCCGATGACTGAAAAAGGGCCGGTTGAAGTGCGGCAGGCGGCGCAGGCTTTTAATGAGATGCAGTCGCGGATACAGACGTATCTGCGTGAACGCGCGCAGATCCTGGCGTCCATTTCTCACGACCTCCAGACGCCCATCACGCGCATGAAGCTGCGGGTCGAAATGGCGGATCAGCCTGAACTACGCGATAAGTTGCTCAGCGACCTTGATAATATGTCGCGCCTGGTACGGGAGGGGATTGCCTATGCCCGGTCATCAGAATCCCTGGAAGAGACCACGCTGAAGCTGGAGCTGAATGCGTGGGTTAACAGCATCGCCAGTGATTATCAGGACATTGGTAAAAACGTGCATTTTCATCCATGCAATACGCGTCTGCCGATCGTCACTCGCCCGCAGGCATTGCGCCGGGTAATGACGAATCTGCTGGATAATGCGCTGAAGTTTGGCGATAGCGCGGTAATAGAGATTGATGAAGATGAAAGGCAGGTAGCGATCCGCATTATGGATAACGGCCCCGGCATCCCGGAGGCAGAGCTGGAGGCGGTGTTACAGCCGTTCTACCGGGTTGAAACGTCGCGCAATCGCGAAACGGGCGGCACCGGATTAGGCCTCGCGATTGCCGCGCAGCTCACCGCTCGGCTTGACGGAAAATTGCATCTTGCAAACCGGGCAGAGGGCGGACTGACCGTAAGCGTGACCCTTCCGCGCGGTTAA
- a CDS encoding GDP-mannose pyrophosphatase nudK: MQSKRADIRIINSETLSDNWYNLKKYTFDLQRSDGDWQRQEREVYDRGNGATILLYNRDSKTVILTRQFRFPVFINGHEEDLIEAAAGLLDNLDPESRIKAEAEEETGFKVTRVEKIFEAYMSPGSVTEKLYFYLAEYHPQDRTSAGGGVKAEGEDIDVLEMTLDDALRGIENGQIVDGKTIMLLYHLALKGIL, encoded by the coding sequence GTGCAATCAAAACGTGCAGATATACGCATCATCAACAGCGAAACGTTGTCCGACAACTGGTATAACCTGAAAAAATACACTTTTGACCTCCAGCGCAGCGATGGCGACTGGCAGCGACAAGAGCGTGAAGTGTATGACCGCGGGAATGGCGCGACGATCCTGCTCTATAATCGCGACAGCAAAACCGTGATTCTGACACGGCAGTTCCGTTTCCCGGTGTTTATCAATGGTCACGAAGAGGATCTCATTGAGGCGGCCGCCGGGTTGCTCGATAACCTTGACCCGGAAAGCCGGATTAAAGCCGAAGCGGAAGAAGAAACCGGGTTTAAGGTGACGCGCGTAGAGAAAATTTTTGAGGCCTATATGAGCCCTGGCTCCGTTACCGAAAAACTCTACTTCTATCTGGCGGAATATCATCCGCAGGATCGGACCAGCGCGGGCGGCGGCGTTAAAGCAGAGGGGGAAGATATCGACGTGCTGGAAATGACGCTGGACGATGCGCTTCGGGGTATTGAGAATGGCCAGATTGTCGACGGAAAAACCATCATGCTGCTGTATCACCTGGCCCTGAAAGGCATTTTATAA
- a CDS encoding cytochrome c biogenesis protein/redoxin, with the protein MFLIIAFLGGMISLLSPCTLPVIPLLFAGFQGQRKHILALLAGMIAMFTLVAMVVTVASEWIADATVIGRWIALLVLSIAALALIFPQFAQRIARPAVSAGNVLNTHSMQRRGMLSAFLAGLAVGLLWSPCAGPILGAIFSINIAGHSAIATGALLAAYGSGCALMLGLLVVGGRKLIAPLRAKSALMARLRQGAGVMMLAAVAFNASGMTSALKGANGVADKLENALLSLAQPTSRQVKLQPVADAVPSSQLPSLDGGTGWVNGDPVTSDSLRGKVVLIDFWTWDCINCQHTLPYVRDWAKKYQSQGLVVIGVHTPEYPWEKPISSVKNAVNKWQLPYRVVTDNNYKIWSAFGNQYWPAHYYFDAKGQLRYTSFGEGNYDKQEAVIQQLLKEARS; encoded by the coding sequence ATGTTTCTGATAATCGCGTTTTTGGGCGGCATGATTAGCCTGCTCAGTCCCTGCACGCTTCCCGTCATTCCTCTGCTGTTCGCTGGCTTTCAGGGGCAGCGCAAGCACATTCTGGCGCTTCTGGCGGGAATGATTGCGATGTTCACGTTGGTCGCGATGGTGGTAACGGTTGCCAGCGAGTGGATCGCTGACGCCACCGTTATTGGTCGCTGGATTGCGCTGTTGGTACTGAGTATTGCCGCGCTGGCCCTGATCTTCCCGCAGTTCGCTCAGCGCATTGCCCGCCCGGCGGTCAGCGCGGGAAATGTTCTCAACACCCACAGCATGCAGCGACGCGGCATGCTTTCGGCTTTTCTGGCAGGGCTGGCCGTTGGACTGTTGTGGTCCCCCTGTGCCGGACCGATTCTCGGGGCGATCTTCAGCATTAATATTGCGGGACACTCGGCCATCGCGACCGGAGCGCTGTTAGCCGCTTACGGCAGTGGATGCGCGTTGATGCTGGGGCTGCTTGTCGTGGGCGGGCGTAAGCTGATCGCTCCTCTGAGAGCCAAATCCGCATTGATGGCGCGTTTGCGTCAGGGGGCGGGGGTGATGATGTTAGCTGCCGTTGCGTTCAACGCCAGCGGGATGACCTCGGCATTGAAAGGTGCCAACGGTGTTGCCGACAAGCTGGAAAACGCGCTGTTGAGTCTTGCGCAACCCACCTCCAGGCAGGTGAAACTGCAACCGGTCGCTGACGCGGTGCCGAGCAGCCAGTTACCCTCATTAGACGGCGGTACGGGTTGGGTGAATGGTGACCCTGTCACGTCTGACTCCTTGCGGGGGAAAGTGGTCCTTATCGATTTCTGGACCTGGGACTGTATTAACTGTCAGCATACGCTTCCGTATGTTCGTGACTGGGCGAAGAAATATCAGTCTCAAGGTCTGGTCGTCATTGGTGTCCACACGCCGGAATATCCCTGGGAAAAACCGATATCATCGGTGAAAAACGCGGTCAACAAATGGCAACTGCCGTACCGCGTGGTGACGGATAATAACTACAAAATCTGGAGCGCGTTCGGAAATCAGTACTGGCCAGCGCATTACTATTTCGATGCGAAAGGGCAACTGCGTTACACCTCGTTTGGCGAAGGTAACTACGACAAGCAGGAGGCCGTCATTCAGCAGTTGCTCAAGGAAGCGCGTTCCTGA
- a CDS encoding CatB-related O-acetyltransferase — MTEKHWSKIEYLHQTVTNPNIHIKGTHSYYSDCWDKGFERSVVRYLLGDEFSRDWEPLGRLDKLYIGNFVCIGAESVILMGGNSTHRMDWISLYPFMESIKEAYVSRGDTILGDGCWLGMRAMIMPGVTIGEGAVVAAGAVVTKNVPPYAIFGGNPAKLIKYRFPEDEITRILALKLYDLPEEKLVSIQPLLSSGEITALENSLR; from the coding sequence ATGACTGAAAAACACTGGTCAAAAATAGAATATCTGCATCAGACCGTTACTAACCCTAATATTCACATTAAAGGTACGCACAGCTATTACAGTGACTGTTGGGATAAAGGATTCGAGCGTTCCGTCGTGAGATATTTACTTGGGGACGAGTTCAGTCGTGACTGGGAACCCCTTGGTCGACTCGACAAATTATATATTGGCAATTTTGTTTGTATTGGCGCCGAGAGCGTGATCCTGATGGGAGGAAATAGTACGCATCGTATGGACTGGATCAGCCTATACCCGTTCATGGAATCAATAAAAGAAGCCTACGTTAGCCGTGGTGACACCATACTGGGCGATGGTTGCTGGCTGGGAATGCGGGCGATGATTATGCCTGGTGTGACAATTGGTGAAGGTGCTGTGGTTGCCGCTGGCGCTGTGGTAACAAAAAATGTACCACCCTATGCGATTTTCGGCGGCAATCCGGCCAAATTGATTAAATACCGTTTTCCTGAAGACGAGATTACGCGAATACTTGCGCTGAAATTATACGACCTTCCGGAAGAAAAACTGGTCTCCATCCAGCCATTATTGTCGTCAGGTGAAATCACCGCACTAGAAAATAGCTTACGATAA
- a CDS encoding helix-turn-helix domain-containing protein: MSEKNPIPERLKEARSRAGLSQRSLGLLVGFDPASASSRMNHYEKGRHVPDIDTLRRMAAELNVPLNYFFCDDQTTAELALLISRMTEEERSNLIEALKRHPGEKHADKK; encoded by the coding sequence GTGTCTGAAAAAAATCCGATACCAGAAAGACTTAAGGAAGCGAGAAGCAGGGCGGGTTTATCACAGCGCTCATTGGGCCTCCTTGTTGGGTTTGATCCCGCTTCGGCTAGCAGTCGTATGAATCATTATGAGAAAGGGCGCCATGTCCCCGATATTGATACGCTTCGACGGATGGCGGCAGAGTTAAACGTGCCGTTGAACTACTTTTTTTGTGATGATCAGACCACAGCTGAACTTGCATTACTCATATCCCGGATGACAGAGGAAGAGCGAAGTAATCTTATCGAAGCACTCAAAAGGCATCCAGGCGAAAAGCATGCTGACAAAAAATGA
- a CDS encoding DeoR/GlpR family DNA-binding transcription regulator: protein MLTSQRKQLILEKLEAEGQVQSTALSLFFSVSEDTIRRDLRELAAEGRLQRVHGGALPASSAVAPFAERQSVKMDAKKRVARRGAQLISPGQVVIIDGGTTTSELITFLPPDLQITVVTHSPGIALGLVDHPCIEVILIGGRLYKHSIVTVGAAAIEGINNIHADLFFMGVTGVHPEAGLTTGDYEEACIKRAFSGRAAETVVLASPEKINTASAFVIGDLSRVNTLVVDDTTDERWVKAMKEKGIAVIASQ from the coding sequence ATGCTCACAAGTCAGCGCAAACAGTTGATTCTGGAAAAACTGGAGGCGGAAGGCCAGGTGCAGTCTACTGCGCTAAGCCTTTTTTTCTCGGTATCTGAGGACACTATCCGCCGGGATTTACGTGAACTGGCGGCAGAAGGGCGTTTGCAGCGTGTCCACGGCGGCGCACTGCCAGCATCTTCAGCGGTTGCGCCTTTTGCCGAACGTCAGTCCGTTAAAATGGATGCAAAAAAACGCGTGGCACGTCGGGGCGCGCAGCTCATTTCACCGGGGCAGGTGGTGATCATCGATGGCGGGACGACCACCTCCGAACTTATTACGTTCTTGCCACCCGATTTGCAAATAACCGTGGTGACGCACAGTCCGGGTATCGCATTGGGGCTGGTCGACCATCCATGCATAGAGGTGATCCTGATTGGCGGTCGTTTGTATAAACACTCCATCGTCACGGTCGGTGCCGCCGCTATTGAAGGCATCAACAATATTCATGCGGATCTGTTTTTCATGGGTGTCACCGGTGTGCATCCTGAGGCCGGGCTGACCACCGGAGATTATGAAGAAGCGTGCATCAAACGTGCATTTTCCGGCAGAGCGGCGGAAACGGTGGTACTGGCCTCACCGGAGAAGATCAACACGGCCTCGGCGTTTGTAATTGGCGACCTGTCGCGGGTGAATACGCTGGTTGTTGATGACACAACGGATGAGCGCTGGGTCAAGGCGATGAAAGAAAAGGGCATTGCGGTGATCGCAAGCCAGTAA
- a CDS encoding glycoside hydrolase family 28 protein produces the protein MKAISILACGADPTAQRLSTSAIQQAIDNAQQNDVIVIPPGRFLTGALFLKSGVSLHLDAGAQLVGSQDLADYPLINTRVAGIDMRWPAGIINIIECENVSITGTGTIDGQGAIWWQRFWGDDERSGMVEDYSARGLRWVVDYDCQRPRNILIFESQTILLRDFTSRESGFWNMHLCYSRHIEVEGVQISNSAGPSTDGIDIDSCEQVRVERCIVSCNDDNICIKSGRGYEAAQKARTARDIVIRGCTLNKGSGITLGSETSGGIERVLIEDNAFNGTGVGFRIKSARNRGGFIRDIIVQNLRLTDVRFPVLIQLNWFPQYSYGDRGDLADKPEHWRKLAAGVEGDAGLTVVSGLTINNITARRSDNKCFSRAFFIEGYPERPVAGLTLEGIVIDATEFGKISGVVGMLFKDVQVTAVEITQECNDSYER, from the coding sequence ATGAAAGCGATCTCCATTCTGGCGTGCGGCGCGGACCCAACCGCGCAACGTCTGTCAACATCCGCCATTCAGCAGGCCATTGATAACGCTCAACAGAATGACGTCATCGTTATTCCGCCAGGGCGTTTTCTGACCGGCGCACTTTTCCTGAAAAGTGGTGTTTCGCTTCACCTGGACGCTGGCGCGCAGCTCGTGGGGAGCCAGGATCTGGCTGATTACCCCCTGATTAATACCCGGGTTGCTGGCATAGATATGCGCTGGCCAGCAGGCATTATCAATATCATTGAGTGTGAAAACGTCAGCATTACCGGTACGGGCACGATAGACGGGCAGGGTGCCATTTGGTGGCAACGCTTCTGGGGAGATGACGAGCGCAGCGGCATGGTCGAGGACTACAGCGCCAGAGGATTGCGTTGGGTGGTTGATTACGACTGTCAGCGACCGCGCAATATCCTGATCTTTGAAAGTCAGACCATTTTGCTGCGTGATTTCACCAGTCGGGAGTCCGGATTCTGGAACATGCATCTCTGTTATTCGCGCCATATCGAGGTTGAAGGCGTGCAGATCAGCAACTCTGCGGGGCCGAGCACCGACGGGATCGATATCGATTCCTGTGAGCAGGTGCGGGTCGAACGCTGCATCGTTTCCTGCAATGACGACAATATCTGCATCAAATCAGGACGAGGATACGAAGCGGCGCAAAAAGCACGTACCGCCCGGGATATAGTCATTCGCGGATGTACGCTGAATAAGGGATCCGGGATCACGCTGGGGAGCGAAACCTCAGGCGGCATTGAACGCGTCCTGATTGAAGATAACGCGTTTAACGGCACAGGCGTCGGGTTTCGCATTAAGTCTGCCCGCAACCGGGGCGGGTTTATTCGGGATATCATCGTGCAGAATTTACGGCTTACAGACGTGCGTTTTCCGGTCTTAATCCAGCTGAACTGGTTTCCGCAGTACAGCTATGGCGACCGGGGAGATTTAGCTGATAAACCAGAACACTGGCGCAAGCTGGCCGCAGGTGTCGAGGGAGACGCCGGTCTTACGGTGGTCAGCGGACTGACGATTAATAATATAACGGCGCGTCGCTCAGACAATAAATGCTTCTCGCGGGCATTTTTCATAGAAGGTTATCCGGAGCGTCCTGTGGCCGGGTTAACGCTGGAGGGGATTGTGATTGACGCGACAGAGTTCGGAAAAATTTCTGGTGTGGTTGGCATGCTATTTAAGGATGTGCAGGTGACTGCCGTGGAGATCACACAAGAGTGTAACGACAGTTATGAACGTTAA
- a CDS encoding site-specific integrase: MDLETSLPLLYPLRYHIDHLAFRSLSTQSASLQSVKFFYEFWRQKYGVSFCYSFYSSDHNPDIAVGEMPAFWMYLENGHNVQSNVLSLTRVTKANSLTHTVRVRAVIHFISFLINTYISPAYRDDSPKALSLLASRLHTRLQLCRENYRTLTSNKFSQHSHSSQGFQSLSGAMVLSLYGIITPSSAQKHNPLNPFPSGHLQFRNFLIIRLLLNYGLRTGELLLLECSSIKPNLKGDKFSLIVTTVDEAYEPRKNAPSLKNAWANRVLELDKQDYIFLSIYIAKLRPKTDKHDFIFTSSQQSAKPLSYTSVHSIFSKIDQVFTNQYPEYKSPLYSDSLQRLTPHTTRHTWAFLTLQKIWHLKYLKSQQNKTHFIAEVPSLSGIMEEAKDELRLMGGWSPTSQMPDLYAKRFLSEQANAANVQRIIQDNAALHNTLDTIMDRYNDDII; the protein is encoded by the coding sequence ATGGACTTGGAAACCTCTCTGCCGTTGCTGTATCCCCTTAGGTACCATATTGACCATTTGGCTTTCCGCTCATTGTCCACACAGTCAGCTTCACTTCAATCTGTGAAGTTTTTTTACGAATTCTGGAGGCAAAAGTATGGTGTCTCGTTTTGCTACAGCTTCTATTCATCTGACCACAATCCAGACATTGCTGTCGGTGAAATGCCCGCATTTTGGATGTATCTAGAAAATGGCCACAACGTCCAGTCAAATGTGTTGTCTTTAACGAGAGTCACAAAAGCCAATAGCTTAACTCATACAGTTAGAGTTCGTGCTGTGATCCATTTCATTTCTTTTTTGATTAACACCTACATATCACCTGCATACCGGGATGACTCTCCCAAAGCATTATCACTTTTGGCTTCGCGTTTACACACCCGTTTACAGCTTTGCCGGGAGAATTATCGAACGCTTACATCAAACAAATTTTCGCAACATAGTCACAGCAGCCAAGGATTTCAGAGTTTGTCTGGGGCAATGGTGCTCAGCCTGTATGGAATAATAACCCCCTCTTCTGCCCAAAAGCATAACCCGCTAAATCCTTTCCCTTCCGGGCATCTTCAGTTCCGCAATTTTTTGATTATTCGTCTGTTGTTAAATTATGGTTTACGAACAGGTGAGCTATTGTTGTTAGAGTGCAGCTCAATTAAACCTAATTTAAAAGGTGATAAGTTTAGTTTGATTGTGACAACTGTCGACGAGGCATACGAACCAAGAAAGAATGCGCCATCTCTCAAAAATGCATGGGCTAATCGTGTGTTGGAGCTCGATAAGCAGGATTATATTTTTTTAAGCATTTATATAGCAAAGCTTCGACCAAAAACTGATAAACACGATTTCATCTTTACATCGAGTCAACAGTCAGCGAAGCCTTTGTCCTACACATCAGTTCATTCTATTTTTTCGAAAATAGATCAGGTCTTCACTAACCAATATCCAGAGTACAAATCACCGTTGTACTCTGACTCGTTGCAACGATTGACTCCGCATACAACCCGACATACTTGGGCCTTTTTGACATTGCAAAAAATATGGCATTTAAAATATTTGAAAAGCCAGCAAAATAAAACACACTTTATTGCTGAAGTCCCTTCCCTCTCAGGGATAATGGAAGAAGCCAAAGATGAACTACGACTGATGGGGGGATGGAGTCCGACAAGTCAAATGCCTGATCTATATGCAAAACGTTTCCTGTCTGAGCAGGCTAATGCTGCCAATGTCCAACGAATTATTCAAGACAATGCAGCGCTACATAATACGTTAGATACTATAATGGATAGATATAACGATGACATCATTTGA